Genomic segment of Citrus sinensis cultivar Valencia sweet orange chromosome 7, DVS_A1.0, whole genome shotgun sequence:
CTAAACCCATCTCAAACATTATCATATTCAGGACTTTTACACAGTCCAATGATGCAATGCTTTTTAGCACATACATAACtgcaataaagaaatataagtTTACCCACAACAGTCCTCATATTGAAACTATTGGAATGagcttctcttttttttgcaAACTTTCAACAAACCCACAGAGCCCATTGTCCTTTTCTTTTCGTgtaaacccccccccccccccccccccccctccccaaaaaaaaaataaagttgttcaaatttcatttactgCAAAATAGCTTCAACAAGAAATGCAAACTCATATACAGAATACTTCTTATGCGTAAATCCTTACATACCAGCAACATGATGTTCTGTCCAACTTCAAAACTGCAGCAAGAACAAAACACATATAACTGCTTCGCGGAGACATTTAAACGAACGGGTGGCGCGCACTACACATATTTTGTTCACATCGGAAATTTGCTGTAAAAGATAGCCCCTTGAATTTGAGTTCATACCATCATGTGACTTGCCACAGAGATagataaaagtaattttcCTCGTATAATTTGCTTAAGTTATGAGAGCGATTTtgcttaatattattaaattcagCACTTTCTTTCGGCACTTCTGTTCTGCAGCAGCATATAAACGTTTGTACTCAGCGAGATGGATTGTTTCAGTTTAAACCCTGTTGTTTTCACTAAATTATTGTTACACCAAATTGtagaatataacaaaattaatcattCACTTATGCGCGTCAAAAATCTGGTGCTTGTTTATTAAGCGTTTgaagtctaaaattttattatttttaaatttttaaaaaatttatttattttaaaaattaattaattaattaaaaattttatttatttatttttatttataaaaataaatatgatgtCACTTATActtagatatttaaaaaaaacacacaaacaTCTCATTTTAATATTCCTATTCAACCCATTGAaactttagaaaaattcaaactcattcagactttagaaaaattcaaactcattcaaatttcagataaaaatataattgttactTAAATATAGATATGAAATATCTAATAAGAAACACGAAAGAACACAATGAGTATGTTAATTCATAACTTGATTAGTCACACGATAATAGATTTAATAACATTAGGACACTGTAATACCCTAATTCTCCTAAGagtattttagtttttttaatttcttagtAATCTTCGTACCCTagtataaaaagaataaaatattttgtcttTCCCATTAAcacgagagagagagagagagagagagagagagagagagagagagagtgagataGTGATCagttgagaaaaagaaagaataagagataaattaaaagaaaagaaaaagagaagaagaagaaaatcttCTTCTTAGTTTGGCCACGAGCAACACATGAAGTCAGGTTGTGTCATTTAGATTAGAGATTGTGCTGAGAGAAGTTTGGAGGTCAGGTTGTGTCATTTAGATTGGATATTGTGCCGAGAGAAGTTTGGACGTAAATTTATTTAGGACGACGTTTGGTATCTCCtgaattaaaattcttaattttgttttaaagccTGCGCCACCaattctaattaaataaattatttatagacttttatttttaaattttcactttGCGTACGTAAAATATTCGTTAATTAACTTGTATGCAATAAGAACAAGAATGATCGTCCTTGGTAGCATTTTcacaacacaaacataaacacatgaTCCCACTTGTTCaatattagataaaataattttaatattagtacatgagatatattttattaattgtaaaatctatttaacccaaatatttatttaaattgttaggataaatacaaatatgttattaaaataaatataataatttacattttaaaaattattttatatattagaaaatattctAATATTCTTAGTCTACTAGACTAATTAAGctatgtaaatttatttatatttattaaaataatttaatgtcaaatttttttgtttctatttattaaggatattataaataaaaggggATCTTAGTATTCCTTATAGAAAGCTTAGATATCTACTTGATCATTTTTCCAAACCTTAATGATGTAGGTATCTTTTTTCCTGTATTGATTTCAGTAAGGGGAAATCATAAAAttccattaataaattattaatttatcaattagttaattctcttttaattaatagaattaGAGATTTTATATGATCCCAACATTGTTGATTTATAGCACTTACACTGTGTGCAAATTTTTTGCATAGAAAAGAAGGAATGGTTCCTAATAGAAATTTCTTTGGAAcatataattgttaattttcatttacatattGTTAGCGTAATTTTCCATAGAAACTACCCATATTTTACCGGAAAttctaaacaaataaattgtcCAACAGAAAATCAATGATACACTGTCAATCAAAAAAGCTAAGTGCTATGCGAATCCAAATAAATTCAGTAAACCTAGCACAAGCGAATTGATTTACGACGACGTACGTTTGGTATCAACCGAATTAAAATTCTTAGCTTTGTTTTAAAGCCTGCGCCCATGTATACCAATTCTAGTTATATCAATTACTTTACagacttttctttcttttttaaattttcactttGCGTATCACGTGAAATATTCGTTAATTAACTAGTATATGAAGAACTGGAACCATGGTCTTGGTAGCATTTAATTTCACAACATAAACACAAACAAATAATTCCACCTAATTAAACTCAGAATTCACAATGGTTGATGCAATTGTGTCCCCTCTCTTGGAGCAGCTGATTTCAATCTCTTATGAAGAGGCAAAACAACAGGTCAGGCTTGTTATCGGTGTTAAGAAACAAGTCAAAAAGCTCACCAGCAATCTTCGAGCTATTCAAGCTGTGCTGAATGATGCAGAGCAAAGGCAAGTGAAGGAGAAAAGTGTCAGACTCTGGTTGGATCAGCTCAAAGAGGCATCCTACGACATGGAGGATGCGTTGGATGAGTGGATCACTGCCAGGCTCAAATTGCGAATTGATCAGGCTCCTGCTCCTAAGAAGCCGGTATGTTCCTTCTTGGTCTCCCCTTGCATTGGTGTCAAACAAGTCTTCTTGCGTCGGGATATTGCTcagaagataaaagaaataaacgaAAATTTGGATGATATTGCCAGACAGAAagatatgtttaattttaatgtcattagAAGTACTACCGAGAAATCTGAGAGAATACAAAGTACTTCCTTAATTATTGTGTCTGAAGTACGTGGTCGGGATGAGGAAAAGAATATTCTTAAAAGCAGGTTGCTGTGTGAGAGTAGTGAACAACACAATGCCGTCCAAATCATCTCTCTGGTAGGGATGGGTGGGATTGGCAAAACTACCCTTGCTCAATTTGCCTACAATGATAAAGATGTGATTGatagttttgaaaaaagaatatgGGTATGTGTGTCAGATCCTTTTGATGAGTTTAGGATTGCAAAAGCAATCGTTGAAGATTTAGGAGGTTCTGTCCGTGATTTAGGTGAATTCAATTCACTTATAAAACACATACATGAATCTATTTCAGGAAAAAGATTTCTTCTCGTCTTAGATGATGTGTGGACAGAAGATTATAATAAGTGGGAACCATTTCGTTATTCTCTAATGAATGGACTTCATGgaagtaaaattttagttacCACTCGTAAAGAGACAGTTGCTCATATGATGGAGTCAGCTGATGTTATCTCCATCAAGGAACTGTCTGAACAAGAGTGCTTGTCATTGTTCAAAAGATTTGCTTTTGCCAATAGACCCCTTTCTGAATgtgaaaaattagaagaaattaGTAGAAAAATTGTAGGCAAGTGTAAGGGCTTGCCACTTGCTGCCAAAACTCTTGGGAGTCTATTGCGgtttaaaagaaatagagaaGAGTAGCAAAGTATATTAGATAGTCAGATGTGGCAACtagaagaatttgaaaaaggtCTTTTGGCCCCTTTACTATTAAGTTATAATGATTTGCCACCCACAATAAAACGTTGTTTCACATTTTGTGCTATCTTTTCCAAAAGACTACACTCTACAGAAAGATGAATTGGTTAAATTATGGATGGCTCAAGGTTATATTgggcaaaaagaaaatatggagATGGAGATTATTGCTGGGGGATATTTTGATTACATAGCCACGAGATCTCTCTTCCAAGAGTTTCAAAGAGATGAAGAAGGTATTGTAAAAAGATGTAAAAAGATGTAAAATGCATGATATAGTGCACGATTTTGCACTATTTCTCAATAAAAAGGAATGTGCTGCAGTAGAAGTTGAAGGTGTTGAAGAGCCGATGTTGTTGATTAATACTTGTCAGGAGAAACTTCGTCATTTAATGTTAGTGCTCGGCTACGAGGCTCCATCTCttgtttcaatatttaatGCCATCAAGTTACGTagcctaattttattttattggattCCAAATCTAGATGCCATGTTACCGGTCCTAAAAGGAATATTTGATCAACTGACTTGCTTAAGGGCATTGAGAATAGAGGGAACGGATAATTGGGAGTTGGAAGAAGATCAAACCAATGAAATTCTTAACGGGGTTGAAAAACTGATACATTTAAGATATCTTAAATTGAATCTGGTTGGGGATTTACCTGAAAAATGTTGCGAGTTGTTAAATTTGCAAACCTTAGAGCTTGAAAATTCTTCCCATTTCAAAAGATTTCCTCAGGGAATAGGAAAGTTAATCAATTTGAGGCATTTAATATTTACTGAGGATCTTTTAGAATACATGCCAAAACGAATAGAGAAATTAACTAGTCTTCGCACATTGAGTGAGTTTGTTGTTGCAAGTGGTGGAGGCAGATATGGTAGTGAAGCATGTAAGCTTGAAGGTCTCAGACATTTGAATCACTTAAGAGGGTCTCTTAAAGTTCGAGGGTTGGGGAATGTGGCAGATGTTGATGAGGTTAAAAATGCACATcttgagaaaaagaagaatctCGTTCGTTTGATTTTAAGGTTTAAAGATATAGATAAAGCTGTCAAAAGATGGCCAGAGGCGATAAGCAATGAAAATGCAGCAAAACATGAAGCAATTTGTGAGGCCTTATGGCCACCTCCGAATCTAGAGTCATTAGAAATAGCAGGCTTTAGAGGAAGGAAGATGATGTTATCCACTAATTGGATGGCTTCATTAAACATGCTGAAGAAGTTAAGACTCTTAAATTGCCCAACGTGTGAGATTATGCCTCCTTTAGGAAAATTGCCTTCCCTTGAAATACTCCTCATAAAGGATATGACGAGCGTGGAAAGAGTGGGTGATGAATCCTTAGGAATAGCCAATGGTGATCATGGTGCGCCTTCATCTTCATCAGTTAATAATATTGCCTTTCCTAAATTAAAAGAACTCGAATTTTCGGGTCTGCAAGAATGGGAAGACTGGGATTTTAGAAAAGAAGATATCACAATAATGCCCCAAATAAATTCCTTGTCCATTTACGGTTGTCATAAGTTGAAGTCACTGCCAGACCAACTTCTTCAGAGCTCAACACTGAAGACATTAAGGATTAATCGTTGTCGTGTTTTAgaagaacatttcaaaaaGGATCGGTCGAAGATCTCTCACATTCCTGACATCCAAATTTATGAAAGAGGGCCTGGATTCTTTACATTAATGGCAAGGTTAATTTCTGACTGCCTGTCTATGATgaatgttttgatttgttatttagggtgtgtttggaaGTGAGgtgttgtagcttttaagctgtAGCTGCTGTGAAATAAAAGCTACAGCTGTGGAgtagaagttaaaaaaaaaaaatttactaagcTATCAAATTCTAGTTACAAGTGttaccaaatactttagtAACTAGGCTTTGGCAGCCCAGTTACCCCACCACACTCCCAAAAGAGCTATTAATCTTGTTGGCTCTCCTAACTATGTTTATATTTGCATGCTGCTATGGCCAACAATGTTGAAGTGTCCAATGACTGCACAGTTTGTGCATTTATCTAATACAATCAATGGGTATTATCGTGCACGGACTAATGTATTTTTGCTTTCTCTATGATCCAGGCGGCTGATGAATAGGGAAGCGCACggtaattttgttaaaatgaacTGGGTTGTCGTTAATTTTGATTAGCTGCttctaaattaatatcaaaatccaattcaatttGCTGGTAAATTCAGATGAACCCAATCCTGAGTTACTCAAATAGGCTGCCGCTAGCTTCATCACATCATCTGATGGCTAGAGGTGAGGTTTGTCTGTATAGTTACCAAGtagaaatcaaattttgcGCGATGAAAATCTACAACTATTTCACTCACCGAGCTATCACTTCTTGTTTTATCTCAATAGCTATTTTGTTGCCAGCGATTTTCTGAGGAACAATATAAAAGGCGCATACCAAATGAGATATAGGCAATCTGCTTTCTTTGAAGCTCCTGCAAGTTAGAATACATGGTTTAGACTTGGTATTTTAAATGTTCATCGATTGATTAAGATGcaattaagaatttcttctGCGATGCTTAATATATGCACAATACGAGTATTGTTCAGACTTTAGGCTGGTGCGTGGCAGGTTGTGTTTAAGTTGGATGGTGTAGCCAGTATGAAAGATTAACAATACCAGTTCTGCCTAAAACATTTGCAAACCTGACCATTCCAAGGACATGTGAGTTAGTCAAATGGTCTCTGTTTGCTTCAAAGTAACAGTTTTAATTCTACTGGGGTGCTTGTACtcagatttttttctttttttttccctctctttgAACTAGTCAAATTCAGCTGGAGATTTCAGCATTACCTGAACTTCAACACTCGCGAGCTCAATAGAAATGCACTGCAGTTGGTTTAATTTCCTCCATACTATTGAAATGTAGCAGCACTTGTTTTCTTCAATAAAAACATTCGTCTCACATTTGTAGTGATcacatatttttgaaatttttgttgcCTGCAGGGCATCAAAAACTTATCAGGACACCTTCCATGGATTTTTTATGACGTCAAAGCTGAAGATTTAGTCCCAGTTGCTTTATGGGAAGTGtgtcattttttcatttttcagaaTCTAACATAATGCTTTCAGCACAGGATGCCAGCTCAAAGCTGAAGGAGAGGTTTGTTTATTGCATAATCTTTTATCTCTTCAATTTttgaacaattttaatttctctgcTTTCTGGACTTTCTGACTCTATTAAGTTGTTGAAGCATCGAGTCAACAAGAGCTTGCAGCGCAACAACTGTACTGTCAGGTCTCAAGGCAGGAAATTTCAAGTTTCTATAGATTATAGTACTAGAAAGCAACCTAGTCACATATtgttttgatgatgataaatcaCTTGATTCAACCATTCCTAGTTGACTATTACTTTTAGAAATTGTTACAATCtacaaatatattaatctGATTTCTATTGGGAGTATACAAACAAACACTTATCAGATTGTTATTTGTGTATCATTTCAAGTTTACTCgttaattatatgaattaatcTTTCACAGGATGGCAACTGATCACTGCGGCTGTGGTTGTTTGTGGTATGCATGGTTCTTGTGATGTGACCAACTTGAGGTGAGAAGAAGATTTGATTTCTTACTTTAATGACTGCTTTATGACTGTTGTtgttttttgataaattgatacTGATATGGCTTTGTGATTCATTTGCTTTCTCAATAAATTTCGAAGTGTCTGCAGAAAAATGATTAACCCAGTTACTGTTGAAAGGCCTCAGATAGCAGTCTGTTTGGCTTATCTGAGCAGTTGATGAGTCTCGTGGTCTAGGGTGTTCTTGGCTTCTTTGTTACATTCGAAAGCATTCTCCCAAAGGTAATTGCGTTAGAATGACAATGGTTGATATAGTTTTTCATAATTGTTTCTAAATTaagttcaaatttcaatttaatatgCTTGTAAATTCAGGTGAATTCAGATGACATTGCGTTTGGAGGACGGCACACAAGTGACATGAACCTGGCCGAAGCTAAAGTGTTGGATATTGATTTCATTGCTGAAATCTATGACCATGACTGATTTCATTGCTGCCAACTTAGAATCATGTGCCAACAAATGAGCAAAGGGAAACAAAGAACAAATGCTGCAAACGATCATCCTGAACTCAGCACCAGAATGCCGCTCAAAACTGAACGAGaggtttgttaatttttttcatacttAAACTTTTGTCTCtgtaaaattggaattttattattttatacatgttaCTTTGCATTATGAAATGTTGGTTGACTCTGATAAATTAGTCCAAGAAATATTGATGTATATGTGGTTAAATTTTGCAGGGAAAAATTTCACTCTTTCCAACCTGTTTCTGCAATTCTCACCATCCTCACCTGGGGCCTCTTAATCAATCAACACTATGTACATCATTCATCAGCCTAGTCACAaactcttttgatgattgatcaACCACTTGATTGAACAAATCCAGGATGATTCAATTGATCCACTTTTTCGGGGTCTCTCCCTCCGCTGCCCGCAAAAGTTTTGGCACATAGACAAAACTGAGGGGACACAATTACAAGTGGGTTGATCACATGCCTTCTGAAGGAACATTTTAGGGCATTGGAGGAAGAGAACCCAATGAAACAGTGTCCCGTGGAAATTTACTAGTGAAACACTGGCCGGTATTATGGTTGTTCTTTCGTCCAGAGTACCACTTAGCTTCTGCTTCAGATCACATGAGCTCAAGTAGTGATCATGACCaacaataattgaattatttgggAATCGTTGAATTTCtattaatacattaatttttcatcttgATTCTTGTATATATGATTTGAATGTGGCAATCATTGGTTTCTAGCTCTTTCTTTTAACCCTCATCAATTAAGGATTTTAACTATATTAATGTTGAAACATTGGATACATTGTTACATATATTATGGCTGGAGAATCTAATTCGTTACGTGTTGGCTCTGATAATTAAAATGCGAGCTGATACAAATAGTGTTCGAACATGATAcaaatacttttaaatcaaatattactcaaatattttttgaaaaacaggAACACTGTAACATCCCAAATTCGCCCAATTATCTGAAGAGCAATTTGGAATAAAACCTCATAATGTTAGCCTTATTGCTATCCCAAATCAATCAATAATTTCCATAGTCAAAAGATAGTctctaaaacaataaataaaacaatagcaAAGTAGCAACAATTTAATCATCAGGAAAACGTCAAAGTTTTCAGCTAACAAATCATTTTCTCTAAACCCAAAAGCACATAGAGACAAGGGTGAGTCATCAACTTAATAAACAAACTCATTCATAAGGTTACTAAAAACGATACAGTACATAATAATCATTTATGAAGTACCATAACTTAAAAACTAGTAATCATTGTATAatctattatatatgtatggtAAAATTCACAATCAGTTAAGTcataatgtaataataattttcaataaatcatTTAAGAAATCATTTATCGATGAAACCTTTCATTCGTTCATTTGCTCATGCCACATAGTGTCACCTTTACTCTCAGTGATCCGGCCAGTGATTCAATCAGGTATTGTACCCCACAATATTCATTAATAGGAGTGTATAATACAGCTAATTGTTCAGTCGTATCAGTAGTGGTAACTACGGATAATAAGCTAAAACCTTAAATgtggttttcaattttttaatatcaatcaTTCAATAATCGATCAATAAAATGCTCTTAAAAGACATTTAATTAccaaaactttacaaatactttgaaggaaaacaaataaagGAAAGACAACTATTTTAAagtcttttttaaaacaaatctaagaaaacattttgaattcttttaaccaaaatataaattattatcataaactataatggtaaaattatttcaaaatcataaatGCCAATCCATTTGAACAacattattcttttcattaataCTTACATATatacttataataaacattatGCATGAATTCACTTACCTCAATCTGAAGCAATCAATAATAACTCCAACCACATGAGTTTACTCTTGGCCCGTAATTATCAAAACaagatttttatcaatattatattcaattatgaccTTGATAGGAAACATAACATCCTCAAACCATAATCTCTTACTTACGCATATCAATTTACTAAACTACACCCGACCATCCTGTTAGGGGATTTTAATATCGCCCATCGATTTTGCAAGCAAAACTATcgaacaaataataaataaaaaaaagatagaaaataaaactaatcaCACAACATAAGAATTTACGTGAAAAACTCCTATACTGAAGGAAACCACAGCCGCCAAGGACgacaagagaaaaattttactatgtgaaaaattattataattactcTAGTATTTTTTTCTCACACCCAAATCCCCAATTGCACCAAATCTCTCAATAAATCTACTGTTTTTTTCAGATAGAAACTATTTACTTTTAGAGAAATGATTGATGTGTTATACAAATAAGTGAATTTAACTTGTATACGACTGTTTCTTATAGgagaaatattcattttcttattctaCCTGTATTCCTCCTTGaataaatcaaatccaaaGGAGATATTacttattcattaaataagaATCCTGCTGAAGAGTAAAATATCCTAGgaaatcattattaaaaaagagac
This window contains:
- the LOC107176400 gene encoding putative disease resistance protein At3g14460, yielding MHDIVHDFALFLNKKECAAVEVEGVEEPMLLINTCQEKLRHLMLVLGYEAPSLVSIFNAIKLRSLILFYWIPNLDAMLPVLKGIFDQLTCLRALRIEGTDNWELEEDQTNEILNGVEKLIHLRYLKLNLVGDLPEKCCELLNLQTLELENSSHFKRFPQGIGKLINLRHLIFTEDLLEYMPKRIEKLTSLRTLSEFVVASGGGRYGSEACKLEGLRHLNHLRGSLKVRGLGNVADVDEVKNAHLEKKKNLVRLILRFKDIDKAVKRWPEAISNENAAKHEAICEALWPPPNLESLEIAGFRGRKMMLSTNWMASLNMLKKLRLLNCPTCEIMPPLGKLPSLEILLIKDMTSVERVGDESLGIANGDHGAPSSSSVNNIAFPKLKELEFSGLQEWEDWDFRKEDITIMPQINSLSIYGCHKLKSLPDQLLQSSTLKTLRINRCRVLEEHFKKDRSKISHIPDIQIYERGPGFFTLMARLISDCLSMMNVLICYLGCVWK
- the LOC107176401 gene encoding putative disease resistance protein RGA3 → MVDAIVSPLLEQLISISYEEAKQQVRLVIGVKKQVKKLTSNLRAIQAVLNDAEQRQVKEKSVRLWLDQLKEASYDMEDALDEWITARLKLRIDQAPAPKKPVCSFLVSPCIGVKQVFLRRDIAQKIKEINENLDDIARQKDMFNFNVIRSTTEKSERIQSTSLIIVSEVRGRDEEKNILKSRLLCESSEQHNAVQIISLVGMGGIGKTTLAQFAYNDKDVIDSFEKRIWVCVSDPFDEFRIAKAIVEDLGGSVRDLGEFNSLIKHIHESISGKRFLLVLDDVWTEDYNKWEPFRYSLMNGLHGSKILVTTRKETVAHMMESADVISIKELSEQECLSLFKRFAFANRPLSECEKLEEISRKIVGKCKGLPLAAKTLGSLLRFKRNREE